Proteins encoded in a region of the Sparus aurata chromosome 6, fSpaAur1.1, whole genome shotgun sequence genome:
- the prok2 gene encoding prokineticin-2, giving the protein MHMRQSPTDSASLLFTVEGMGAQRQPLIMKSFCLLLFSLLLVSNGSSAVITGACEKDSQCGGGLCCAVSLWIRSLRMCTPMGQEGDDCHPMSHSVPYLGRRLHHTCPCLPNLSCITIEDGQSKCLSPYKYPDYYL; this is encoded by the exons ATGCACATGCGGCAAAGTCCGACGGATTCAGCATCCTTACTCTTCACTGTGGAGGGCATGGGAGCACAAAGACAGCCCCTCATCATGAAGTCCTTCTGCCTACTGCTCTTCTCCCTGTTGTTGGTCTCCAATGGATCTTCAGCTGTCATCACGGGG gcctgTGAGAAGGACTCTCAGTGTGGAGGGGGGCTGTGCTGCGCGGTCAGCTTGTGGATCCGCAGCCTGCGCATGTGCACGCCCATGGGGCAAGAAGGAGACGACTGTCACCCTATGAGCCACTCG GTTCCTTACCTTGGGAGAAGACTCCACCACACCTGCCCCTGTCTGCCCAACCTGTCGTGTATCACCATAGAGGATGGCCAATCCAAATGTCTGTCACCATACAAGTATCCAGACTACTACCTCTGA